The nucleotide window TGGACGGATAACACGTTCTTGCCTTACGATTTCGGTACTTACGCCTTTGTGTATGACAAAAATAAAGTGAAAAATCCGCCGAAAAGCCTGAAAGAATTGGTAGAGCGGGAAGATTTACGAGTGATCTATCAAGATCCGCGCACCAGCAGCGTGGGACGTGGTTTGTTAGTGTGGATGAATACGGTTTATTCAGCAGACCAAGTGGCACAAGCCTGGCAACAACTTGCCAAACACACAGTTACAGTGGGCAAGGGCTGGTCTGACACTTACGGCGCATTCCTGAAAGGGGAGGCGGATGTCGTATTAAGTTACACCACTTCGCCGTTATATCACCAATTATTTGAAAATAAAGAGAATTATGCGGCAACCACGTTTGCTGAAGGCAATGTGATGCAAGTGGAATTGGCTGCGCGAATCGCGGAGCATAAAAATCAATGTGCTGATCACTTCATGGATTTTTTGGTGACACAGGAAGCGCAAAAACAGATTGTCACGGCAAACGTGATGTTCCCGGTGATCCAAGCGCCGGTTGAACCGCACTTTGATGCCCTAAAAGAAAATGTGTTGAAGCAGTCTTTCTTGAATACCTCCAATGTTAGCCCGGAAATGTTGCGGAGTTGGATTCATCAATGGCAAACCACATTAACTAAATAATTTGAACGATGTTTTGGTTGTCTCGTTCATTGTTTACCCGCTTATTTTTTTCTAGCCCGCAATTCCGCCCGCGTCATTATGTGGGCGGAGTTAGCGTTATTTTGCTTATTTCGTTGCTTTATGGCTTTGCCATGCGTGCCGTGTTGGCGCAGGGCACTGAATTTCAGTGGCAACAGTTCTTTGCCGATCGCTATTTGCATCATGTTATTGCTTTTAGCTTTGGGCAAGCGTTGCTTTCTGCGTTGTTATCCCTGTTCTTCGGCGTGCTACTCGCTCGCGCTTTTTATTATGTGGAATTTGTCGGCAAAGCCTTTTTGCTGAAAATCATGTCGCTGACTTTTGTGTTGCCGGTGTTGGTGGCGATTTTCGGCTTAATTGGCATTTATGGCGCCTCCGGTTGGATTGCACAACTCTTGCATTTTTTTGACCGCACTTGGACGGGCAGCATTTACGGCTTGTCGGGGATTTTAATTGCGCATCTTTTCTTTAACATCCCGCTGGCAACCAAACTGTTTTTACAAAGTTTGGAAAGCATTCCTTATGAACAGCATCAGCTGGCAGCTCAACTGAATATTCGTGGTTGGCGTTTTGTGCGATTGGTGGAATGGTATGCACTGCGTCGGCAGATGTTGCCGACTTTCAGCTTGATTTTCATGCTCTGTTTTACCAGTTTTACGGTGGTGCTTACCTTAGGTGGTGGGCCGCAATATACCACGCTAGAAACGGCGATTTATCAGGCGATTTTATTTGAATTTGATTTGCCGAAAGCAGCTGTGTTTGCCTTATTGCAGTTTGTGTTTTGTTTGTTGCTATTTACGTTTAGCAGTCTGTTCAATAACGCTTCACAAACCACGTTAAGCAGCCCATATCGTTGGCTGAGCCCATCGAAAAGTGCGGTCAAATTTTTCCATGTTTTTTTACTCGGCGTTTTTGTGTGTTTTATGTTGTCACCGTTGTTAAATATTTTGTTTAGCGCACTGACATCAGGCAAATGGCTGACAGCGTGGCACAATCCGCAACTGTGGAAAGCCTTAACCTACTCGTTAACTATTGCGCCTGCGTCCGCTTTGCTGGCATTGCTCATGGCGGTGGCATTGTTGTTATTATCACGCCGTTTGCAATGGCTCTATTATGTAAAAACAGCGCAATTTATTCTCAATGCCGGCATGGTGATCTTGGCAATTCCCATTTTGGTATTGGCGATGGGGTTATTTTTATTGTTGCGTGACGTGGATTTTACCAATGCCCATTTATTTGCCATTGTCGTTGCGTGTAACGCCTTGAGTGCCATGCCTTTCGTGCTGCGCATTTTGACTGAGCCATTCAACAACAATATGTTGTATTACGAACGCTTGTGTAATTCCCTTGGCATTGTTGGCTGGCAACGTTTTCGTCTGATTGAATGGCATGCACTTCGTACACCGATAAACTATGCGCTTGCCTTGGCATTTGCCCTTTCCTTAGGGGATTTCACGGCGATTGCGTTGTTCGGTAACCAAGAATTTACTTCGTTGCCGCATTTGTTATATCAACAATTAGGCAGTTATCGTCACCAAGAGGCCGCTGTCACTGCCGGTATTTTGCTGTTATTATGCGGCGCTATTTTCGCCTTAATTGAACATCAAAAGGAACAACATGATTCGCTTAGATAACGTATTTTTAGCTGATGATGCACTGCCGATGAGGTTTGATTTGCAAGTGGCGGCAGGGGAGCGTATTGCCATTGTTGGGCCAAGCGGTGCGGGTAAAAGTACGTTGTTAAATTTAATTGCCGGTTTTGTGTTGCCGACACAAGGCAAGATTTGGTTAAACGGTGAAAACCATACCTGTAGTGCGCCGTATGAGCGGCCTGTGTCCATGTTGTTTCAAGAGAATAATTTATTTCCGCATTTAAGCGTGCAACAAAATTTGGCATTGGGGTTAAAAACAAGCTTAAAATTGACCGCACTTGAGCAAGATCAGATCGAACGGGTTGCTGATGCGGTAGGATTAACATCCTTTTTATCCCGTTTGCCGAACAGTTTGTCGGGCGGACAAAAACAACGGGTCGCATTAGCGCGTTGTTTATTGCGCGACAAACCGATTTTATTGTTGGACGAACCGTTTTCTGCGCTCGATCCGGAATTGAGACTGGAAATGCTCAATTTGATTGATGAACTTTGCCACAGTAAAAACCTAACATTGTTGCTTGTGACCCATCAACCGTCAGAGCTGTCGGGCAAAGTGGATCGTATGCTTCGTATTGAAAATGGTCGGATAAGCCAGCAAGAAAAATGCGCTTAAAATGCACCGCACTTTTTATTTACTTTGTTTTACTTAAGGAGACCTATGTCAACCAGTACCTTACAAATTTACTCCATCACACCGCATCCAACCGCAGAATATTGGTCGGTGTGCAAAGTAGAAGCCCTATTTGAAACCCCATTTTTAGATTTGGTTTATCGTGCGGCACAAGTTCATCGCAAAAATTTCAATCCACGTGCGATTCAGCTTTCTACCTTAATGTCGATTAAAACCGGCGGTTGTCCGGAGGATTGTGGTTATTGCCCGCAATCGGCGCGTTACCATACAGGCGTCCAAAATCAAGAATTATTAAACGTGGAAGACATAGTGGCGAAAGCCAAAATCGCGAAGGCGCGTGGGGCAGGTCGTTTTTGCATGGGCGCCGCATGGCGTGGACCAAAACCGAAAGACATCGCGAAAGTAACAGAAATTATCAAAGCGGTGAAATCTCTCGGTATGGAAACGTGTGGGACTTTTGGCTTATTGCAAGATGGCATGGCGGAAGAATTAAAAGACGCGGGCTTGGATTACTACAACCACAACTTAGACACTGCACCGGAACATTACAGCGAAGTGATTGGTACACGCCGTTTTGACGATCGTATCAGCACCTTAGGTAAAGTACGCAAAGCCGGCTTAAAAGTGTGTTGCGGCGGGATTGTGGGCATGAATGAAACCCGCAAAGAACGCGCAGGACTCATTGCCAGCTTGGCGAATTTGGATCCGCAACCGGAATCCGTGCCAATCAACCAATTAGTCAAAATTGAAGGTACACCGCTTGCCGATGCAGAAGATTTGGACTGGACAGAATTTGTACGCACCATTGCCGTAGCACGCATTACCATGCCAAACAGTTACGTCCGCCTATCTGCCGGCCGCCAAGGCATGAGTGAAGAAATGCAAGCAATGTGTTTCATGGCGGGGGCTAACTCCATTTTCTACGGCGACAAACTGCTTGTGACAGGTAACCCGGAAGAAGACGGCGACCGTTTATTGATGGAAAAACTCGATTTAGAGCCGGAGACGGAAGAGAACAAGCGTTTACGTTAATGACTCGCAGAGATTTAACGCATACCATGCAATCTGCAATATATGATTAAATCAAACATAAAAACAGGTAATTTGTTTAGGTTTATTATGTATCGCAAAAAATAGGACGATTACTCGCCCTGTGGTGTTGATAGAGATTAATAAATGCATTTGACTTTGTTTTAGGTGGTATATAGGGTAGTGCACAGTAATGCGTTGTGTAGACTAATGGTAAGTCAGCGAGCAATCGCGGTATTGTGGGTTCAACTCCCACCACAGCGCGTTACAACCTTTGTTTCAATATAATTTTGTCAATCGCCTTTTCTTCGATTTCGTGCAACAAGTTGCACGCTACGGTGATTCGGGGGATGCCGTGCAGTAGATTTTTTATCTATCGTTTGGGTTTTTGAGGGAAATAAAATGATGTGGTATAGCGAAAGTGGTGCCCCCAACAGGACTTGAACCTGTGACCAATCGATTATGAGTCGACTGCTCTGACCGACTGAGCTATGGGGGCAGAAAAAGCGTTGCGGATTATAGAGAATTTTGTCGTTAAAGTCTAGGATGACAAGATTTTTAGCCGAAAAAAGTGCAGTGCGTTTTACAAAACTTTTGAAAAACGCACCGCACTTTTTAGATTTTAAACGAATTGATGTGTGCTCGTGCTGGTTGTTGTTCTGTTAGCACGTTTACGATCCATTTCCGTTAATAATTTTTTACGGATGCGGATAGATTGCGGGGTAATTTCCACCAATTCGTCATCATCAATAAATTCAATGGCTTGTTCAAGGCTGAATTTAATTGGTGTGGTTAACGCAATCGCATCATCCTTACCGGAAGCACGCATGTTGGTGAGTTTTTTCCCTTGTAAGCAGTTCACGGTTAAGTCGTTAGAACGGCTGTGAATACCGATGATTTGACCTTCGTACACTTCGGCGCCGTGATCGATCATCAGTTTGCCGCGCTCTTGCAAGCCCCATAACGCGTAAGCCAAGGCTTTACCTGTCGCATTGGAAATCAATACACCATTTTTACGTTGGCCGATTTCGCCCGGTTTCACATCATCGTAATGACTGAAACTGGAGTAAAGCAATCCGGTACCGGAAGTCATGGTCATGAATTCGTTACGGAAACCGATTAAGCCACGGCTTGGGATGACATATTCTAAACGCGTACGTCCTTTACCATCCGGCACCATGTCTTTTACTTCACCTTTGCGGATACCAAGAGCTTCCATTACCGCGCCTTGGTGTTGCTCTTCAATGTCGATGGTGACTTGTTCAAACGGTTCTTGTTTGTGTCCATCCACTTCTTTAAGGATAACTTTCGGGCGGGAGACGGCTAATTCGTAGCCTTCGCGGCGCATATTTTCGATTAACACGGATAAATGCAATTCACCACGACCGGAAACACGGAATTCATCCGGGTTTGGGGTTTCTTCTACGCGCAATGCTACGTTATGCACAAGCTCTTTGTTTAAGCGCTCTAAAATCTGACGAGATGTCACGTATTTCCCTTCTTTACCGCAGAACGGTGAGGTGTTAACGCAGAAGAACATGGTGACGGTTGGTTCATCAACGCTTAATGCCGGTAAGGCTTCTACGTTGTTGATGTCGCAAATGGTATCGGAAATGTTGAGCTCGCCAAGGCCGGTAATCGCCACGATGTCGCCTGCGCTGGCAATGTCTTCTTCGTAGCGTTGTAATCCAAGGTGTCCCAATACCTGACCGATTTTACCGGTACGGGTTTTTCCGAAACTGTCGATGATGGTCACGCTTTGGTTAGGTTTCACCGTACCACGTTTAATACGACCAATACCGATAACGCCCACATAATTGTTGTAATCAAGTTGGGAGATTTGCATTTGGAACGGTGCGTCAAGTTCCACTTTTGGTGGTTCAACGTATTTGACGATAGCTTCAAATAAAGGGGTCATATCGGCAGCTAACTCGTCGTACTCCAAACCGGCAACGCCATTTAAGGCGGAGGCGTAAATAATCGGGAAGTCTAACTGTTCGTCAGTGGCGCCAAGATTGTCGAATAAATCGAACACTTGATCCACCACCCAGTCAGGGCGTGCGCCCGGACGGTCAACTTTGTTGATGACCACGATCGGTTTTAAGCCGTGAGCAAAGGCTTTTTGCGTCACAAAACGGGTTTGTGGCATAGGGCCATCAAAGGCATCCACCACCAATAATACGGAATCCACCATGGAGAGTACGCGTTCAACTTCACCACCGAAGTCTGCGTGTCCCGGAGTATCCACAATATTAATACGGTAGCCGTTCCAATTGATGGCGGTATTTTTTGCCAAGATGGTAATTCCGCGTTCTTTTTCAATATCGTTAGAGTCCATGACGCGCTCATCGGTATCACCGCTACGGGAGGCTTCCAATGTGCCGGATTGTTGTAATAATTTATCCACTAAAGTTGTTTTGCCGTGGTCAACGTGGGCAATGATTGCGATATTACGCAGTTTGTTAATGTCTATTTGATCTGTCATTGAGAATTCTTAAGCCTAAGCTAATAATAAAAAAATAGGTAATTTTCTGACCGCACTTTTAGTTAGTGCCAAAAATGCGAAAGGCGCAGATTATACAACTTTTTCTGAGGGTCTGCTATGAATAAATGGGAGAAAATTTGAACAATAAAACGGTGGTTTTATGAAAAATAAAAAAGGCGTTTGATGAAGAAAATTCAAGTGAATGAATCAAATACTTTTATGAAATCAGGCCAGAATATGCTATTTTTATACGCATTCTTTTTCCCATTTTATCTTAATTAACCCACGTCTTAGAGGATTTACTAGTATGTCTAACGCGATTGACAATGTGTTTAAACTCATTGAAGAAAATGACATCAAATTTGTGTTACTTCGTTTTACCGATATTCAAGGCAAAGAACATGGTGTTTCTTTACCTGTGAGTTTGGTTGACGAGGATTTATTTGAAGACGGCAAAATGTTTGACGGTTCCTCTGTAGAGGGTTGGAAAGCGATCAATAAAGCCGATATGCTTTTAATGCCGATTGCAGAAACCGCCGTTGTCGATCCGTTTGCACAGATTCCAACTTTATCCCTCCGTTGTAGCATTTTTGAACCGACCACCATGCAAAGCTATGATCGTGATCCGCGTTCTATCGCACTTCGTGCAGAAAATTATATGCGTTCCACCGGTGTGGCGGATCAAGTGTTCTTCGGACCGGAACCGGAATTTTTCCTCTTTGATGATGTACGTTTCGATGTGTCGATGAACGGCAATTCTTATCAAGTGGATGATGTTGAAGCCGCGTGGAACACCAACAAGCGTTATGAAAACGGCAACAATGCCTATCGTCCGCTGAAAAAAGGCGGCTATTGCGCGGTGGCGCCGATTGATACGGCACATGATATTCGTTCCGAGATGTGTTTGTTAATGGAAGAAATGGGCTTGGTGATTGAAGCGCACCATCACGAAGTCGCCACTGCCGGTCAAAATGAAATTGCGACCAAGTTCAATACGTTAACGTTGAAAGCGGATGAAACCCAAATTTATAAATACATCGTGCGTAATGTGGCAAAGGAATATGGTAAAACCGCCTGTTTCATGCCAAAACCGATTACCGGTGATAACGGTTCGGGCATGCACTGTAATATGTCCTTGAGCAAAGACGGCAAAAATATTTTCCAAGGAGACAAATATGCAGGTCTTTCAGAGACCGCACTTTATTACATCGGCGGTATTATCAAACACGCAAAAGCGTTAAACGCCTTTACCAACCCAAGCACCAACTCTTATAAACGTTTGGTGCCGGGTTTTGAAGCACCGGTGTTATTGGCGTATTCCGCAAGTAACCGTTCGGCGTCCATTCGTATTCCTGCCGTAACCAGTCCGAAAGCTATTCGTGTGGAAGCTCGCTTCCCGGATCCGCTTGCCAATCCGTATTTAGCCTTTGCGGCGTTATTAATGGCTGGCTTAGATGGCGTGGTGAATAAAATTCGTCCGGGCGATGCCATGGACAAAAACCTCTATGATTTGCCACCGGAAGAATTAAAAGATATTCCTGCTGTCGCAAGTTCATTAGAAGAAGCATTAAACGCCTTAGAAAAGGATTTCGAATTCTTAACACAAGGCAATGTTTTCACAAAAGATTTCATTCACGCCTTCATTGGCATAAAACGCAAGGAAGTTGAACGTTTGAACATGACACCACATCCGGTCGAGTTCGAAATGTACTACTAATTTGAAAACGCGCCTTGAATATTTTCGAGGCGTCGTTTTATTCTAACGACAATAACGATTATCGTAACAACATGAAATCGCCACGAATAGGGCGATCTTTTTCACGGAAACGCAATATTAAACTCACGTTAAAGGTGTCATTATGTTAAAGAAATACCTTATTTTGACAATGTCATTCTGCTTGGTCGGTTGTGGCCTTTTTTCCTCAAAAGAGGCACCAATCCCAGCGGAATATGCCGGCGCAGGTTATTATTTGTCAGATGCGGATGCACAACGCTGGGCGTTTGACAGCAAACAGGTTGAGCAATGTATTTACCCGAACTTAACACGGATTTTACAACAACATTTTCCGAAAGAAGATGCGTATATTCATTCACAATATGTACTTTTCTATCCGCTTGAAAAAATTATCGGCGAGAAATATGTCAAAATTATTCAAAGTGATGAAAAATCTATGAATTACGCCATTTATCAATATAAAAAATTCAAATTAGATAAAGTGGATGACTTAGATAAAGCGCAATGTAACGTTTTACGCAGAAATGCGTTAGATGATTTGGAAGTGGTTAAAGGACAATATAAAAATGGGATGTTAGAAGAGAAAAAAGCAACCGAAGAAAATAAATCTTCCGATGGTGTTGCTACAAATCAAAATAAATTCTTTTTTGACATTATTAAATGGGGTTCAGCACTCCTGCTTTAACGAAAGCCATTCTCATCGGATAACAAACATGAGAACCTAATTTCCCCAATTTCAATAGGATACACAGGTGAACCGCAATCCCCCATTTTGGCTGACCGCCTTGATTATTCTCATCAGCTTGCCGCTGATTTTGCCTTTTCTATACGTCATTGTGAGAGCCATTGAGGTGGGTTGGGATCGCAGTATTGCACTACTTTGGCGACCGCATATGTGGAAGCTGTTGCGCAACACCCTGCTACTGATGGTTTGTGTCACTTTTAGCGCCATTATTCTCGGCACGGTTTGCGCCTTTTTATTGGAACGCTATCGTTTTTGGGGTAAGCCCTTTTTTCAAGTGGCAATGACGTTGCCTCTGTGTATTCCTGCCTTCGTCAGTTGTTTCACTTGGATTAGCCTGACTTTTCGCGTCGAAGGCTTTTGGGGCACGATCGGCATTATGACTTTAAGCTCCTTTCCACTTGCCTATTTGCCGGTTGCTGCCACCTTAAAACGACTGGATCGCTCATTAGAAGAAGTTAGCCTTTCTCTCGGCAAAAGTCGTCGAGACACCTTTTGGCACGCCATATTTCCGCAGTTAAAACCCGCCATCGGCAGCAGTGTTTTATTAATCGCGTTGCATATGTTGGTGGAATTCGGTGCCGTGTCGATTTTGAATTATCAAACCTTCACCACCGCCATTTTCCAAGAATATGAAATGGCCTTTAACAACAATACGGCGGCATTGTTGTCCGCTGTATTAATGGCAATTTGCGCCTTGATTGTATTCGGCGAAATTTTCTTTCGTGGGCAACAAACCCTGTACAACAGTGGCAAAGGCGTGAGCCGCCCTTATCCGGTAAAAAATTTAACAGTTGGCAAACAAGGCTTGGTGGTCATTTTTTTCCTGACTATTTTTATTCTGAGCATCGGTGTACCGCTCACCATGTTGATTTACTGGATGATCGTAGGAACCTCTCTTGAAAGTGCGGTAGATTTTTCCGCCTTTTTCGAAGCCTTCAGCAACTCTTTGTTAGTTTCCGGTTTGGGGGCTGGGCTCACCGTGCTTTGCGCTTTGCCACTCGTTTGGAGCGCCGTACGCTATCGTAGCCGCCTTACCCTGTGGATTGATCGCCTGCCGTATTTATTGCACGCCGTGCCGGGCTTGGTTATTGCGCTGTCGCTGGTGTATTTCACCATTAACTATGCGTATTCTTTCTACCAAACGTTCTTTATGGTAATTGTTGCCTATTTCATGTTGTATTTGCCGATGGCGCAAACCACGTTGCGTAGCTCTTTGGAACAAATTTCCGACAATGTCGAAAAAGTGGGACAAAGCCTTGGGCGTAGCCATTTTTATATTTTCCGCACGCTCACCATTCCCGCCATGTTGCCGGGCATTGCCGCTGCCTTTGCGTTAGTGTTTTTAAACCTGATGAAAGAACTCACTGCCACCTTATTACTCACCCCGAACGACATCAAAACCTTATCCATTGCCGTTTGGGAATACACCAGCGATGCCCAATATGCTGCTGCCACGCCTTATGCCATTATGCTCGTGTTGTTTTCCGGCATTCCGGTGTTTTTACTCAAAAAATATGGCTTTAAATAAAGGTTATGCAAGAGGTGTTGGCATTTTACCCTGCCAACGCGTCCTGTAACCGTCCTTTTTTCTGTGCTAAAACGGCTTCAGCTTGGTCTTTATCTAATCCGCTCAACAGCATCATAATCGCCAATTTAGCATTTCCATGGGTCGTGAAGAGGGTTTGTTCTGCCGTGGGTTGGTCGCACTCGGTAGCTTGCATGACAATTCGGATAGCGCGTGCTTTGAGTTTTTGATTGGTGGCTTGTACATCCACCATCAGGTTTTGATAGCACTTGCCGAGACGAATCATGGCGGCAGTGGTGAGCATATTCAGCACCATTTTTTGCGCTGTGCCGGATTTCAAACGGCTGGAACCGGTGAGGGCTTCGGGGCCGACCGCAGTGGTAATGGTAATGTCGGCAATATCACTCATGACTGCGTTCGGGTTGCTAACCAAAGAAATTGTGGTGGCGCCAAGCTGTTTGGCATACTGCAATCCGCCGATCACATAAGGCGTGCGACCACTGGCAGCGATACCCACCAGTACATCCTTGCGGCTGAAATGAATATGGCGTAAATCCTGCTCGCCTGCTTCGCGATTATCCTCCGCCCCTTCCACGGCGTTGCGTAAGGCAATTTCGCCACCGGCAATTAATCCCACCACCATGCTTGACGACACGCCAAACGTTGGTGGGCATTCGGATGCATCCAGTACGCCAAGGCGGCCGCTGGTGCCTGCACCCATGTAAACCAAGCGTCCGCCCGCCTGAAATGCCGCCACGATGTGTTCTACTGCCTGTGCGATTTGTGGCAGATTTTTCTCCACGGCGAAAGCCACTTGTTTGTCTTCATGATTTAACAGCGTAACAACCTCTAACGGCGACAAAGCATCAATATGCAAGGTGTTTGGGTTGCGTTGTTCGCTTAACATTTTTTCAAGACTATTTAATAAATTCTGTTCGCTCATGCCTGTGTCTCCGCAGGAAAAATTGCGCCTAAACTGACCGCACTTTTGGCGCCGGTCACACTTGGCAAGTTAGACGGCAGGTTATGTAAACAACGATAGGCAAGCCAAGCAAAGGCAGCGGCTTCCACATAGTCTGCATCCAAGCCTTCATCATTGGTCGGGCGGCATTGCCATTGTGGTAATAGCGCTTGTAATCGCGCCATCAGCAAGCCGTTTTTTGCACCACCGCCGCAGACCAATAAACGGCGTGGTAATGACGTTTCCAGGGGATGTAACGCAAGAGCGATGCTTTGTGCGGTAAATTCTAATAAGGTAGCTTGTACGTCTTGTGGTGGTATCTCGCCTAAAAGTGCGGTGGTTTTTTCTAATGTTTTTTCAAGCCAGGCAAGATTGAATAATTCACGTCCGGTACTTTTTGGCGGTGGGAGTTGAAAATAAGGATCTTTCAACATTTCCGCCAATAATTCTGCTCGCACGTTGCCGCTACGTGCCCATTGCCCGTCAGCATCATAAGATTTTCCGAGATGGCGCTCGATCCAACCGTCCATCAGCGCATTACCGGTACCGGTGTCGTAGCCAATAATCGGTTGATGGGGAAAGAGGATGGAAATATTGCTGATGCCGCCAATATTCAGTACCACTGTCGCCCAGTTGTCATCATAAAACCACGCTTGATGAAACGCCGGC belongs to Aggregatibacter sp. 2125159857 and includes:
- a CDS encoding DUF5358 domain-containing protein, translating into MLKKYLILTMSFCLVGCGLFSSKEAPIPAEYAGAGYYLSDADAQRWAFDSKQVEQCIYPNLTRILQQHFPKEDAYIHSQYVLFYPLEKIIGEKYVKIIQSDEKSMNYAIYQYKKFKLDKVDDLDKAQCNVLRRNALDDLEVVKGQYKNGMLEEKKATEENKSSDGVATNQNKFFFDIIKWGSALLL
- the typA gene encoding translational GTPase TypA, with amino-acid sequence MTDQIDINKLRNIAIIAHVDHGKTTLVDKLLQQSGTLEASRSGDTDERVMDSNDIEKERGITILAKNTAINWNGYRINIVDTPGHADFGGEVERVLSMVDSVLLVVDAFDGPMPQTRFVTQKAFAHGLKPIVVINKVDRPGARPDWVVDQVFDLFDNLGATDEQLDFPIIYASALNGVAGLEYDELAADMTPLFEAIVKYVEPPKVELDAPFQMQISQLDYNNYVGVIGIGRIKRGTVKPNQSVTIIDSFGKTRTGKIGQVLGHLGLQRYEEDIASAGDIVAITGLGELNISDTICDINNVEALPALSVDEPTVTMFFCVNTSPFCGKEGKYVTSRQILERLNKELVHNVALRVEETPNPDEFRVSGRGELHLSVLIENMRREGYELAVSRPKVILKEVDGHKQEPFEQVTIDIEEQHQGAVMEALGIRKGEVKDMVPDGKGRTRLEYVIPSRGLIGFRNEFMTMTSGTGLLYSSFSHYDDVKPGEIGQRKNGVLISNATGKALAYALWGLQERGKLMIDHGAEVYEGQIIGIHSRSNDLTVNCLQGKKLTNMRASGKDDAIALTTPIKFSLEQAIEFIDDDELVEITPQSIRIRKKLLTEMDRKRANRTTTSTSTHQFV
- the thiQ gene encoding thiamine ABC transporter ATP-binding protein gives rise to the protein MIRLDNVFLADDALPMRFDLQVAAGERIAIVGPSGAGKSTLLNLIAGFVLPTQGKIWLNGENHTCSAPYERPVSMLFQENNLFPHLSVQQNLALGLKTSLKLTALEQDQIERVADAVGLTSFLSRLPNSLSGGQKQRVALARCLLRDKPILLLDEPFSALDPELRLEMLNLIDELCHSKNLTLLLVTHQPSELSGKVDRMLRIENGRISQQEKCA
- the glnA gene encoding glutamate--ammonia ligase, encoding MSNAIDNVFKLIEENDIKFVLLRFTDIQGKEHGVSLPVSLVDEDLFEDGKMFDGSSVEGWKAINKADMLLMPIAETAVVDPFAQIPTLSLRCSIFEPTTMQSYDRDPRSIALRAENYMRSTGVADQVFFGPEPEFFLFDDVRFDVSMNGNSYQVDDVEAAWNTNKRYENGNNAYRPLKKGGYCAVAPIDTAHDIRSEMCLLMEEMGLVIEAHHHEVATAGQNEIATKFNTLTLKADETQIYKYIVRNVAKEYGKTACFMPKPITGDNGSGMHCNMSLSKDGKNIFQGDKYAGLSETALYYIGGIIKHAKALNAFTNPSTNSYKRLVPGFEAPVLLAYSASNRSASIRIPAVTSPKAIRVEARFPDPLANPYLAFAALLMAGLDGVVNKIRPGDAMDKNLYDLPPEELKDIPAVASSLEEALNALEKDFEFLTQGNVFTKDFIHAFIGIKRKEVERLNMTPHPVEFEMYY
- the thiB gene encoding thiamine ABC transporter substrate binding subunit; this translates as MKKTTLILTALSLYTGMALANHYEETVNIYTYDSFTSDWGAGPKVKQAFEQQFPLCKVNYMPFESGGTLFNRVRLEGHKTKADIVLGLDNFVLDEAKKSQLFDSNSIDLSQLSLPNQWTDNTFLPYDFGTYAFVYDKNKVKNPPKSLKELVEREDLRVIYQDPRTSSVGRGLLVWMNTVYSADQVAQAWQQLAKHTVTVGKGWSDTYGAFLKGEADVVLSYTTSPLYHQLFENKENYAATTFAEGNVMQVELAARIAEHKNQCADHFMDFLVTQEAQKQIVTANVMFPVIQAPVEPHFDALKENVLKQSFLNTSNVSPEMLRSWIHQWQTTLTK
- the bioB gene encoding biotin synthase BioB — encoded protein: MSTSTLQIYSITPHPTAEYWSVCKVEALFETPFLDLVYRAAQVHRKNFNPRAIQLSTLMSIKTGGCPEDCGYCPQSARYHTGVQNQELLNVEDIVAKAKIAKARGAGRFCMGAAWRGPKPKDIAKVTEIIKAVKSLGMETCGTFGLLQDGMAEELKDAGLDYYNHNLDTAPEHYSEVIGTRRFDDRISTLGKVRKAGLKVCCGGIVGMNETRKERAGLIASLANLDPQPESVPINQLVKIEGTPLADAEDLDWTEFVRTIAVARITMPNSYVRLSAGRQGMSEEMQAMCFMAGANSIFYGDKLLVTGNPEEDGDRLLMEKLDLEPETEENKRLR
- the thiP gene encoding thiamine/thiamine pyrophosphate ABC transporter permease ThiP, which produces MFWLSRSLFTRLFFSSPQFRPRHYVGGVSVILLISLLYGFAMRAVLAQGTEFQWQQFFADRYLHHVIAFSFGQALLSALLSLFFGVLLARAFYYVEFVGKAFLLKIMSLTFVLPVLVAIFGLIGIYGASGWIAQLLHFFDRTWTGSIYGLSGILIAHLFFNIPLATKLFLQSLESIPYEQHQLAAQLNIRGWRFVRLVEWYALRRQMLPTFSLIFMLCFTSFTVVLTLGGGPQYTTLETAIYQAILFEFDLPKAAVFALLQFVFCLLLFTFSSLFNNASQTTLSSPYRWLSPSKSAVKFFHVFLLGVFVCFMLSPLLNILFSALTSGKWLTAWHNPQLWKALTYSLTIAPASALLALLMAVALLLLSRRLQWLYYVKTAQFILNAGMVILAIPILVLAMGLFLLLRDVDFTNAHLFAIVVACNALSAMPFVLRILTEPFNNNMLYYERLCNSLGIVGWQRFRLIEWHALRTPINYALALAFALSLGDFTAIALFGNQEFTSLPHLLYQQLGSYRHQEAAVTAGILLLLCGAIFALIEHQKEQHDSLR
- a CDS encoding iron ABC transporter permease, whose amino-acid sequence is MNRNPPFWLTALIILISLPLILPFLYVIVRAIEVGWDRSIALLWRPHMWKLLRNTLLLMVCVTFSAIILGTVCAFLLERYRFWGKPFFQVAMTLPLCIPAFVSCFTWISLTFRVEGFWGTIGIMTLSSFPLAYLPVAATLKRLDRSLEEVSLSLGKSRRDTFWHAIFPQLKPAIGSSVLLIALHMLVEFGAVSILNYQTFTTAIFQEYEMAFNNNTAALLSAVLMAICALIVFGEIFFRGQQTLYNSGKGVSRPYPVKNLTVGKQGLVVIFFLTIFILSIGVPLTMLIYWMIVGTSLESAVDFSAFFEAFSNSLLVSGLGAGLTVLCALPLVWSAVRYRSRLTLWIDRLPYLLHAVPGLVIALSLVYFTINYAYSFYQTFFMVIVAYFMLYLPMAQTTLRSSLEQISDNVEKVGQSLGRSHFYIFRTLTIPAMLPGIAAAFALVFLNLMKELTATLLLTPNDIKTLSIAVWEYTSDAQYAAATPYAIMLVLFSGIPVFLLKKYGFK